The Salinispora tropica CNB-440 genome has a window encoding:
- a CDS encoding FadR/GntR family transcriptional regulator produces the protein MPPEVETTAIPPRGQRVQETIAQLRERILGGEWPVGSRVPTEPQLVAALGVGRNTVREAVRALAHAGVLEIRQGSGTYVVSVDELAPVVARRLTDDRMTEVVEVRRALEVEAARLAARRRTADDLAALADALTAREAAWRSGRVNDFVTADAMLHTAVVAAAHNGMLAELHASIGTAMRSTVAATLGENLTPERYVDHSRLIEAIQAGDPGWAAIEAGAYLAPPPPA, from the coding sequence GTGCCACCCGAGGTCGAGACCACCGCCATCCCACCGCGCGGTCAACGCGTCCAGGAGACGATCGCCCAGCTCCGCGAACGGATCCTCGGCGGTGAGTGGCCGGTGGGCAGCCGAGTCCCGACCGAGCCGCAGCTCGTGGCGGCGCTCGGCGTGGGGCGCAACACCGTTCGCGAGGCGGTCCGCGCCCTGGCGCACGCGGGAGTGCTGGAGATCCGGCAGGGCTCCGGCACATACGTGGTGTCGGTCGACGAGCTGGCCCCGGTCGTGGCCCGCCGACTCACTGACGACCGGATGACCGAGGTGGTCGAGGTGCGGCGCGCCCTCGAGGTGGAGGCCGCCCGGCTGGCCGCACGACGGCGCACCGCCGATGACCTGGCGGCGCTCGCCGACGCGCTCACCGCCCGGGAGGCCGCGTGGCGCAGCGGACGGGTCAACGACTTCGTGACGGCCGACGCCATGCTGCACACCGCCGTCGTCGCGGCGGCACACAACGGCATGCTCGCCGAGTTGCACGCCTCCATCGGCACCGCGATGCGCAGCACGGTCGCCGCAACGTTAGGCGAAAACCTGACACCGGAGCGTTACGTTGACCACTCCCGACTGATCGAGGCCATCCAGGCCGGCGATCCGGGGTGGGCGGCGATCGAAGCAGGTGCCTACCTGGCGCCACCGCCGCCGGCATAA
- a CDS encoding MFS transporter, with the protein MEGPDSRGSVATEGSPGAVATALAGERRAVRRGALVLVGIILVGANLRVAVTSLGALLDEVRTGLGLTGTMAGVVTMLPTIAFAGLGAITPWLVRRVAPARVLVVAMAVLAAGQVLRVATDSVLVFVLTSALALAGIAVANILLPLLVKQYFPHRTGLATGAYMMAMTTGMTVAAATAVPTAQAFGSWRAGLGVWAGLAAVAVLPWVPLARRARSVARQSTPTETATRVRVRPARTRLGWAMAVNFGTQSLSGYAIMGWLAQLYRDAGFPPATAGLLLAGVTALGVPVAFLMPTLAGRMRTLRPLVLSLAAASMLAYLGLALAPYDGALLWMALLALGQGAFPLVLTTIGLRARTAEGTVALSAFAQSTGYLIAALGPLLVGVLYGATGGWTVPVGFLISALAVQTGAGLVIARPRYIEDEG; encoded by the coding sequence ATGGAGGGTCCAGATTCCCGGGGCAGTGTGGCCACGGAGGGTTCCCCGGGCGCTGTGGCCACGGCGCTGGCCGGAGAGCGCAGGGCGGTGCGCCGGGGCGCGCTCGTACTGGTCGGAATCATTCTGGTCGGTGCGAACCTGCGGGTGGCGGTGACCAGCCTCGGTGCGCTGCTGGACGAGGTCCGTACCGGGCTCGGACTCACCGGAACCATGGCCGGCGTGGTAACCATGCTGCCGACGATCGCGTTCGCCGGGCTCGGGGCGATCACCCCGTGGCTGGTCCGTCGGGTCGCACCGGCTCGGGTGCTGGTGGTGGCGATGGCGGTGCTCGCCGCTGGCCAGGTGCTCCGGGTGGCCACCGACTCCGTGCTGGTCTTCGTCCTCACCAGCGCGCTGGCGCTGGCCGGGATCGCGGTGGCGAACATCCTGCTGCCCCTGCTGGTCAAGCAGTACTTCCCGCACCGCACCGGACTGGCCACCGGGGCGTACATGATGGCGATGACCACGGGCATGACGGTGGCCGCCGCCACGGCGGTGCCGACCGCGCAGGCCTTCGGTTCCTGGCGGGCCGGGCTCGGCGTCTGGGCCGGGCTGGCCGCGGTAGCCGTACTCCCATGGGTGCCGTTGGCCCGTCGGGCCCGCTCCGTTGCGCGGCAATCAACCCCGACCGAGACCGCCACCCGCGTTCGGGTACGTCCGGCGCGCACCCGGCTCGGCTGGGCCATGGCCGTGAACTTCGGCACCCAGTCCCTCAGCGGGTACGCGATCATGGGCTGGCTGGCGCAGCTGTACCGGGACGCCGGGTTCCCCCCGGCGACGGCGGGCCTACTGCTCGCCGGGGTCACCGCGCTGGGCGTACCGGTGGCGTTCCTGATGCCGACGCTTGCTGGTCGGATGCGGACGCTGCGACCGCTGGTGCTGTCGTTGGCCGCCGCGTCAATGCTTGCCTACCTGGGGCTGGCCCTGGCGCCGTACGACGGCGCGCTGCTCTGGATGGCCCTGCTGGCTCTCGGACAGGGCGCCTTCCCGTTGGTCCTCACGACCATCGGGCTACGGGCGCGTACGGCCGAGGGAACGGTGGCGCTGTCGGCGTTCGCGCAGAGCACCGGCTACCTCATCGCGGCGCTGGGACCGCTGCTCGTCGGCGTCCTCTACGGGGCCACCGGCGGGTGGACCGTGCCGGTCGGTTTTCTGATCTCGGCGCTTGCGGTGCAGACCGGCGCGGGTCTGGTCATCGCCCGCCCGCGCTACATCGAGGACGAGGGGTAG
- a CDS encoding PP2C family protein-serine/threonine phosphatase, whose protein sequence is MTLILRSAIRNDIGLVRNNNEDSALAGERLLAVADGMGGLPAGEVASEIVIRILDELTPPSTPAEAADALRAVVSAANQRIHAAIAADPAREGMGTTLTAALLADDTLVLAQVGDSRCYLLRDGELTLITRDDTFVQALVDQGAITPEQARHHPQRSLVTRAVQGAGAPPAIGILTVASGDRLLLCSDGLSDYVEHEAITATLTQHGDRQLCGEQLVKLAHQAGAPDNVTVVVSDVITA, encoded by the coding sequence ATGACGTTGATCCTCCGTTCGGCCATCCGCAACGACATCGGCCTTGTCCGAAACAACAATGAGGACTCCGCCCTGGCCGGTGAGCGCCTCCTCGCAGTCGCGGACGGCATGGGCGGTCTGCCCGCCGGGGAGGTGGCGAGCGAGATCGTCATCCGAATCCTGGACGAACTGACCCCGCCAAGCACCCCCGCTGAGGCCGCCGACGCGCTCCGCGCCGTGGTCAGCGCCGCAAACCAGCGCATCCACGCCGCCATCGCCGCGGACCCCGCCCGGGAAGGCATGGGGACGACGCTGACCGCGGCCCTGCTCGCCGACGACACGCTGGTGCTGGCCCAGGTCGGCGACTCCCGCTGCTACCTGCTGCGCGATGGGGAGCTGACCCTGATCACCCGGGACGATACGTTCGTGCAGGCGCTGGTAGACCAGGGGGCGATCACTCCCGAACAGGCTCGGCACCATCCCCAGCGGTCGCTGGTGACCCGAGCGGTACAGGGAGCCGGTGCCCCGCCCGCGATCGGGATCCTGACCGTGGCCTCCGGCGACCGGCTGCTGCTGTGCAGCGATGGGCTCTCCGACTACGTCGAGCACGAGGCGATCACCGCCACCCTGACCCAACACGGCGACCGGCAGCTCTGCGGGGAACAGTTGGTCAAGCTCGCCCACCAGGCCGGCGCGCCGGACAACGTCACCGTCGTGGTCTCCGACGTGATCACAGCCTGA